The Sporomusa termitida genome has a window encoding:
- a CDS encoding DNA topoisomerase III, protein MRLYIAEKPSMAAEIAKCLPGPVSRKDGYINTGGGIITWGYGHILRQAEPDEYDAKYGKWRAEDLPIIPRSWKLLVADSCKKQFEIIKSLIDQASEIVHAGDPDREGQLLIDEVLDYVNNQKPVHRILLNALDEQSIKKAINSLRDNRDFYNLKQSALARSRADWLIGMNLSRAYTLAAQQAGHRTTLPVGRVKTPTLALVVRREREIEGFKPADYFTLKADFVHNDIVFTAYWKPQANQPGLDTEGRLADKAIARALLATLQAATEPATVSLCETTEKKDPQRLPLALSTLQVMAGKKFGYDPQLVLDTAQKLYEKKLTTYPRSDCEFLPESQQEDAGPILKNLSGLAQTELAGWAGKAEPLTKSRAWNDKKITAHHAIIPTVERCNFAALSEPERNIYFLIAQAYLAQFYPVHVFDQTRAELDYACERFTASGRVIRELGWKELYGTEAEDKKEEDSGALPAMVKGDQPLFVKASADKKSTKPPARFTAATLLAAMKEIHKYVKNPELKKQLKDVAGIGTEATRATIIKELIERGFLREETKKKYLKPTEAAYLLVDILPEEITYPDFTALWEDILHQMAAGNASLDSFLGQQARFASSLCTKAKQAAIPLKGDYPCPRCRKGVLQSRTGKHGKFWGCSRYPACRASYDDANDKPALPPVKEQGQG, encoded by the coding sequence TTGAGATTATATATTGCAGAAAAACCGAGCATGGCTGCCGAAATCGCCAAATGCCTGCCGGGGCCGGTAAGCCGCAAAGACGGTTACATCAATACCGGCGGCGGCATTATTACCTGGGGCTATGGACATATTCTGCGCCAGGCCGAGCCTGACGAATATGACGCTAAGTATGGAAAATGGCGGGCCGAGGACTTGCCGATTATTCCCCGCAGCTGGAAGCTGCTGGTGGCCGATTCCTGTAAAAAACAGTTCGAAATTATCAAATCGCTGATTGATCAGGCCAGCGAAATTGTTCATGCCGGTGACCCTGACCGGGAAGGACAGCTGCTGATCGATGAAGTACTTGACTATGTAAATAATCAGAAACCGGTGCACCGGATTCTGTTAAATGCCCTTGACGAGCAGAGCATCAAAAAAGCGATTAACAGCCTGCGCGACAACCGGGATTTTTATAACCTGAAGCAATCGGCCCTGGCCAGATCCCGGGCCGACTGGCTGATTGGCATGAACTTATCCCGGGCCTATACCCTGGCGGCGCAGCAGGCCGGGCACCGGACGACACTGCCGGTGGGACGGGTTAAAACACCAACGCTGGCGCTGGTTGTCCGCCGGGAGCGAGAGATTGAAGGGTTCAAACCGGCCGACTATTTTACCCTGAAAGCCGATTTCGTCCATAACGATATCGTATTTACCGCTTACTGGAAGCCGCAGGCGAATCAGCCGGGGCTTGATACTGAAGGCCGGCTGGCGGATAAAGCCATTGCCCGGGCCTTGCTGGCAACGTTGCAGGCGGCTACCGAGCCCGCGACCGTCAGCTTATGCGAAACAACGGAGAAAAAGGACCCGCAGCGCCTGCCGCTGGCTTTGTCGACCCTGCAGGTTATGGCCGGCAAAAAATTCGGCTATGATCCGCAGCTGGTGCTGGATACAGCGCAGAAGCTCTATGAAAAGAAACTGACAACCTATCCCCGTTCGGACTGCGAATTTTTGCCGGAGTCCCAGCAGGAGGACGCCGGGCCGATTCTGAAAAATCTAAGCGGCCTGGCCCAGACGGAACTGGCAGGGTGGGCCGGCAAGGCTGAACCGCTGACGAAAAGCCGGGCCTGGAATGACAAAAAAATTACTGCCCACCATGCGATTATTCCCACGGTCGAGCGCTGTAACTTTGCGGCCCTGAGTGAACCTGAGCGCAACATCTACTTTCTGATTGCCCAGGCCTATCTTGCCCAATTTTATCCGGTGCATGTCTTTGACCAAACCCGGGCCGAACTGGACTATGCCTGTGAACGCTTTACCGCCAGCGGCCGGGTTATCCGGGAATTGGGCTGGAAGGAATTATACGGTACCGAGGCCGAGGACAAGAAAGAAGAGGACAGCGGGGCGCTGCCGGCCATGGTTAAAGGCGATCAGCCGCTATTTGTCAAGGCCTCGGCTGACAAAAAGTCGACGAAGCCGCCGGCACGGTTTACTGCCGCGACCTTATTGGCAGCGATGAAAGAGATTCATAAGTATGTAAAAAACCCTGAACTGAAAAAACAGCTCAAGGATGTGGCCGGCATTGGCACTGAGGCTACCCGGGCCACCATCATCAAAGAGTTGATTGAACGGGGTTTTTTGCGGGAGGAAACCAAGAAAAAGTATCTCAAGCCCACGGAAGCGGCCTATCTGCTTGTTGATATCCTGCCGGAAGAGATCACCTATCCGGACTTTACCGCGTTGTGGGAAGATATCCTGCACCAGATGGCGGCCGGCAATGCCAGCCTGGATAGTTTTCTGGGGCAGCAGGCCCGTTTTGCCTCCAGCCTTTGCACAAAAGCCAAACAGGCGGCGATCCCGTTAAAGGGCGATTATCCCTGCCCGCGCTGCCGCAAAGGGGTACTGCAGTCCAGAACCGGTAAACACGGCAAGTTTTGGGGCTGTTCCCGTTACCCGGCCTGCCGGGCTTCCTATGATGATGCCAATGACAAACCGGCGCTGCCGCCGGTAAAAGAACAGGGGCAAGGCTGA
- a CDS encoding DEAD/DEAH box helicase has translation MTTNFEQLGLIAPLTAGITAAGIAVPTAIQAEVIPAALAGKDIIGQSPTGTGKTLAYLLPLFQKIEPAKRETQGLILAPTHELAIQIQRQIELLITNSGLPITATPIIGDVNIMRQIDKLKEKPHIITGSGGRILELIQKKKINSQTIKTIILDEADRLLDDKNADNVRAVIKTTQKDRQLLAFSATIPPAALGRVQELMRSPVEILSARSKPEDKPDIKHVYFVSDRRDKFEALRKIVNSIHIDQALVFINRSADVELTVDKLNYHGLIAAGIHGKFLKEDRKKAMEGFRNGKLQLLVASDLAARGLDIPGVEYVFHLDLPEDPEIYLHRSGRTGRAGASGVSIAIITPREAALIDHYEQVLQIKMLPKYVSHGKVFDKRTAHRPK, from the coding sequence CGGTATCGCTGTCCCGACTGCCATCCAGGCGGAGGTTATCCCGGCAGCGCTGGCCGGTAAAGATATTATCGGGCAATCACCGACCGGCACCGGCAAAACCCTGGCTTATCTGCTGCCGCTTTTCCAAAAAATTGAACCTGCCAAACGCGAGACCCAGGGGCTGATTCTTGCCCCCACCCATGAGCTGGCGATTCAGATCCAGCGGCAAATCGAGTTGTTGATAACCAATTCAGGGCTGCCGATAACGGCGACCCCGATTATTGGTGATGTCAACATTATGCGGCAAATTGATAAACTTAAGGAAAAGCCGCATATCATTACCGGTTCGGGCGGGCGAATCCTGGAGTTGATCCAAAAAAAGAAGATCAACTCCCAGACGATTAAAACAATTATTCTTGATGAAGCAGACCGGCTGCTTGATGATAAAAACGCAGATAACGTCAGAGCAGTCATCAAGACCACGCAAAAAGACCGCCAGCTGCTGGCTTTTTCGGCGACAATACCCCCGGCAGCACTAGGCCGGGTGCAGGAATTGATGCGCAGCCCGGTTGAGATACTGTCAGCCCGGAGTAAGCCTGAGGATAAGCCTGATATCAAACATGTCTATTTTGTGTCCGACCGGCGGGATAAATTTGAGGCCCTGCGCAAAATAGTGAACAGCATTCATATTGACCAGGCCCTGGTGTTCATCAATCGCAGTGCTGATGTGGAGCTAACCGTCGATAAACTTAACTATCACGGCTTAATAGCAGCCGGGATTCATGGAAAATTTCTTAAAGAAGACCGGAAAAAAGCCATGGAGGGATTCAGGAACGGTAAGCTGCAACTGCTGGTGGCTTCCGATTTGGCGGCCAGGGGGCTTGATATCCCCGGGGTTGAGTATGTTTTCCATTTAGACTTGCCGGAAGACCCGGAAATCTACCTGCACCGGTCCGGACGAACCGGGCGGGCCGGTGCCAGTGGGGTGTCGATCGCCATTATCACACCGCGGGAGGCGGCGCTAATTGATCACTATGAGCAGGTCTTACAAATAAAAATGCTGCCTAAGTACGTTAGTCACGGTAAAGTTTTTGATAAGAGAACTGCCCATAGGCCTAAATAA